Genomic segment of Zingiber officinale cultivar Zhangliang chromosome 11B, Zo_v1.1, whole genome shotgun sequence:
AGTTGCTATTCATTACTATATTAGCTGCATCAAGGCCATGAACAATAAGAGACTCACCTGGCTGCTATTGGAAAAATGCACTGCCTATGGAAAGCAATGCGTAAAAGATATTAGCTTAAGTGGAGTTCCCTGCCCTGCCCGTTGAGTACTAATTTTATTCCCAGTTGCATAAGCATCATAAGAGGTTCCAGTGTGATTGGGTAAGTTATAAGTTGTTCCGGTAGAGCCATCTTGAAATATGCCCATATGAACCCGAGTCCAGAGATAAGAATAGAATAATTAACTCACTCCGTTCCTCTCCCTAACGGGACAGCACTTAACGTCCCTTTCCTTCTTCAAGGTAGCTATCATTCCCTCTTAAGTGGCTCCATTAAGTGTTCAAACTCATATTCAGCAGCTTTGCCACAGGCTTTCAAATTCATGTAATTGGTGCCGGACCTCACACCGCTACCCGTCGTTACCTCGAGCATTTCTTTTTCACCACTCAGCCTCATTCCTTTTGTTTGTCGAAGTCCCATGGAGATATGAAATCCACTCCTATGTAGCCATTCAAAGGtgcgagaaggaaaaaggaaaggagcTACACCAAAAGCAACTGGAACAGACTCGGATGACACTTAAAACTCAACACCCCTTATGAAGCTGCCTAAGCTTGTGTTGCTTCTGTTGTTCTTTCGTAGGTTGTTCTTGCTTCATACATAGTTGCTGCTGTTTTTCTTGCTTTTGCTACTCTTTCTCTAGGGTTATTGGGTCTTGTTTCTTGTCTCCCGAGGCTGAGGTAGGTTCTTATTTCTTTCCCCACTTAGCACAAACTCATATTAGCCTTCTTCCTTGTATCAGGTAACCTATCTCTTTCTCGCGTACCAATAACTCTTTCCATTCAATCTTCCTTAAACACCGGAGCCTCAGCAGCTATTCAGAGTTAAAGTGAAGACGTTGTAGCCTAAAATCATCTTTCTTAGGCAAGAGTTGAATATGTTCCTATTGCTAAATGAGTATCTTTTGTCCTTTCTCTAGTACCCTAGTACCCTATAGACTGAAGGAGACTGATAGACACTTTGACAAGAGAGAGTTGCTAGGAGAGGTCCGAGTGAGAGAGAGGGTATCATTAGATAGTTCGACCGATAAGGAGAGGGCATCTGTAAGGATAGGCTCGACCATAGGGCATCCATAAGGATAGGGTCGATCATTGGGGCTAGATcttttataattttgaattatcatTCACGACTCTTGCAGAGGGTATGTATAATAGCTCGATTACTCAGGAGAGGGAGGAACAATTTTTGTTTAAGGATGAGAAAAGCGAATGAATGATAATGACACGCTCGACCGttagggagagggagagggagaggagtgagTGATAATGATGCGCTCGACTTATAAGGGCATTCGTAAGGATAGAATCAACTGTTAGAGCCGACTATAAGGAGGGCTCGAGGGAGAGGGTGTAAGCTCAAGCGGATACATGAGATGGTATGCAATAGCTTGACTGttagggagagggagagagagagtttTTATCTTTTGTTATGTTATGAGGAGTGATTCCATAAGGAGTGATAATGACATGCTACACCATGGGTATAATTTTGAATGGTTATTCACGACTGTTGTCAATATGTACGATCTTTCGTAGTTTTGAATAGTCATTCATGACTATTGCCCACGGAGTGAAATTTAGACTTCTCGACCATTAGGGCATCTGTAATGATAGACTCGACTGttagggagagggagagggacaaGAAATACCGACGTGACGTCTTGATGAGTAGGGAGAGGTAAAACACTAGCAACAACGAGTGGGAAAAGTTGAATAGGACTTGGTTGCCAACCGGAGCAGAAACGCAAGCAGCCTATAACTCTCTATCAGACTCCGAAAGAGCTTTTGAAAGAAGCTACCGTCGGGTCCGAATTCAACCTTTCTGCAGACTTAGTTTGAGGCACCCTGTGTTTTTTATGAGTTAGTCGTTGCCTGAATGTTTGCTTCTAGTTCTTCATCGTTGATAATTCCCTACGCTAGATGAGTTGAATCGCTTCCAATTTAGGTTGGCGTAGCTCCTGGAATGTAGGTTGTTGCTCTCCTTTGCCTTGCAGCTATAGTTGATTAGTGCTCACGTACTTTGTTGTTTGATGAGAGAAAACATACTTATAAGAGGTGCTCTTCTCTGAACAACTCTCATGAACTGCTGTTGTTGCTGATTGAATCTTGTCTTGAGCCCTTCTTCTCCATGTTGCTGTTTCTCGTAtctcttctccttgagcagttgtttgtataagtataagctttttcCTCTCCTTACCGTTGAGCCTATCTTATGATACCCTCTTTGTACCTCGCTTAAGAGTTTTATTGAGCCTTTGTACCAGTAGATAGTGGTTTAGTACAAACAACTATTCACTTGGACTCACCCGTTGGTCGAGCGTATCATAAGTATGATTCGTCCCTCAACAACAGTTGTGAATGACTTTGGTACGAAACTATGAAAGATCTACCACGTCGCGATGCTCATATCTATCGGTCGATCCTATCCTTCAGATGTCCTATGGTGGGGCGACAAATATCTTCTTTCATTCATTCCTATCCTTATCAGTCATGCCTTGTGAGTACTTAACACTCTTTTCATTCACTCTTTCTTTTGCTTGGTTGGTGCTCTAGCATTAGCTGTTCTCTTATCCCTGCTGCTAAAGGAGCAGTCAACGAACAATCCACTCCACTTCTCTTCTCTTTTATTTACTTGGAGGCAGGACTACCCTTACTATAATAGCTGTTTCTGTTATTCCAATTCTTTTTTAGTTGAGTTAATTTTCCAGTCGacttgaattcaaactcaaccatTGTGGTGGAAAGAAGAGCATAGTCATGTAACCGGATGGATGGAATGGCGCTGTAGGAACCGGTCGGATTCGAACCGACGAATAGAAGTTTTGCAGACTTCTGCCTTTGCCACTTGGCTACGGTTCCCTATCAATTCAATGCCTTCTCCCTTGCCCTACTTTGCTTCTCAACTGTATGTATATCAGACGGTTGGTTCGGATCCCACATTGGTTGGTTAGAAAAGAAGGATGATCACTGCGGTCGAAAGTGCTTTCTTAGAATAGTGAGCAAGACCCTCGAACGAGAAAGAGGACTGacttctcttcttttttcttctttgttCCAACTGTCTTGCCTAGGTCTGAGACAAGATATGCTTCTCTTGTATATATAGCCTACAGGAGATCCATCTCTTTTCTAGGTTGGAATTGTTGATGTGTTCCATGCCTGCTTTCAAGCTTGATTCTTCTCCTTAACCGGTCTGACCCAATAAGATCTGTTGAGCCTGACCCAGGTACTGATGTTCTTGTTCGTGCCTAGCCTTGTTTAGGACTTTAAGCCAGTATCAATGCTTTCATCAATATTTGTTGATTCTGAACCAGCGCAGCAACATACTCAAAATCTGGATCCTTCTTTTGTGGGGCTGGGCATTGATGCTTGTCTTATATAGTCTTGTTCTGAGTTAAGCTAGGTGTTGAGCTCAAGTGCAACAAGGAAATCAGAAGAACAAGGTACAAGTTATAACGACATGGAGGGATCGACCTAAAGGGCCAACTGTTAGGAGGGATCGACCTAAAGGGAGATGTTAGAGCATCGTGACGTGGTAGAGTGATAATAACATATAAGATTCAAGGGTGGAAATCAATCAAAGCCATCGTTGGCACTGCTCAGTGCCTTTTCTAAGTCTCGTGTCCAAGCGTTGAGTCTGTTGAGCCAAGACCTGACCTGCTTACTTCGTTTGCTCCTAACATGACAGATAAGCCAGATATTTCTACCAATATAGTTATATCTAGGATGTCAACTGATGCAATACTAAAAATTTTGAGATTTTTACAGCATGCAGAAGAGGTTTATTTTCAGAATATAGGCCAAAGAAAGGAGgtattttagtatttattttttaattgacgACTATTAGGAACTTTAGCTTTTCATAACTATCATGCTAGGACACATATTGTTCCACATAATTTACATTTGACAGCCAAGTGAAGCCTTATGTGATTTCCTTTCCATGAAAAGAGTTCATTGAGAGAAGTATATACGAATGTAATACAAAATCAGGTCTCCTTAAATTGTAGGGGTAATTGCACTGAGCAGTCTAAAattagaagtaaaaaaaaataaagtctaaaaaaaactcaaaaaaatAAGGTCCGTAAGTAAGACTAGTAGTATAATGCAAACTCGCTATGGCATGAGGTGAGTAGCAAGGATGCTCCTGATATCAACATCAGGTCTCCTTAAATTGTAGGGGTAATTGCATTGAGCAGTCTAAAattagaagtaaaaaaaaataaagtctaaaaaaaactcaaaaagatAATGTTCGTAAGTAAGACTAGTAGTATAATGCAAACTCGCTATGGCATGAGGTGAGTAGCAAGGATGCTCCTGATATCAACATCCCTCATCGACTGATATGCCAAAGAATAATCACCATGGATTTTCTCTAACATCTGCACAATACGAGTAATGAATGAATGCCTGGAAatactaaaattttattaatttgaaaactaaaaaaatcCTAGTTACTTACTGATAAGATCAATGTGAGGGTGTCATCGTCATCTATGCCAGTTTCTAGAGGTGATAATCCAACTGGCATCTGCTGCTGTTGCCAGGTTTGAGGAAAATATGCATACCTGCACaaattaaacaatttaattaattagaaattaaagGCAAAATAGACGACTAACTTATAAATACATGCATACCTCCTAATCGTGATAAGGTTACTCTGGTGGTCAGGCCAAACTCTAGGAGTGTCGTCCAGAATCAAGATATTGGACACAGTAGTCGAGACATAGTTTAGATTTTTCACGTAACCATCCTTACCCATGTGAGCCTCCTCCCTGGAAGTGATTCTCCCGGAAAAGAAAGTGCCAGTGGGATCGAGTAGTTTCGCCATGGCATATGCATAATCCTTGCGCCCCAAGGTGATAATGTGCAGATTGAATAACTCGCTAGCCTGCAACAACACATGAACAAACATATAAACATCAGATAATAGGCATCAGATAAATAAAAAGCACCAGATAGATAAAAAGCAGATAAGATACCTTGTGGAGGAAATCTCTTATCCCTGGTCGGAGTTTGATCCAGAATCCAAAACGTCTGACGCGAAATAGATCACGGTTATCATGCTCTATTACCTTCTTTCTCAGAATTTGCTCATGGATGGCAGACACTCGATCAAACTgttgaaaaaaatagaaaacatgtAAATATCTGTTCATTGATCAATAAAGAAAGAACcatttttgttttgtttacttacaCTGATTGAGTTCAGTAGAGTTAAATCTAAATCCAAGATGAGTGTGAGTTTGGGCGGGGGAGATGGAATCAATCTCTGCTTCTTGGCAGGTTTCTCCGTCGCAGACTCGTTGATGGTATGCTCTAGCGATGCGGTGGCTAGGTCTCTCGGCATCTGTCAGGTTAGATGATTTACTTAAATTGAAGAAAGCAGATAGAAAacacagatttttttttaaaacaatttaaatCAACTTGAATTGAAGCAAGCAGATAGATAAAGAACTCAAAAGGTTTTCTTTcaataacttttatttttttttagtgcaTATAGGGTTTTTTATTTTCAAGGACTAATCTAGGAAgtcattttaattttgaaaattactttttgtTATCTTATAAGttcattatctttaaaaattaaaaatattagtgattacttgtgattttaaaaaatttacttgattttgaaaattacttaaaatACTCAATTATATTATCAGTTCAAATCATCCTAATGCATTTAAAATTGTGCTGAGCTGAAAGAAGATGATTTCTCTTTCATTGTCAATGTCTttacttttatttcagttttctcGCAACCAAATGATGTACCACTGTGTGGGTTTATACATGAGTTTGTTTCTTTCTGATATTAGGTATCCTTTATCAAAGTACTTTATCATTGATTTCTGGAGACCAAGTGGCTGAATCCTCAGTTAAAGCAAAATGCTGTGATGGTTCACAGAATAATCCCAAGGGTATTATTGAACGAATATATCCATTGGGTGCAGCGATTGGTAAACCAAAATCTTCTACTGAGTGCATCTCTCCTGCAAAAATTGCACAATCTGAGTGGAAGAGTTTGACAGAAAGTGATAATTCCTCCGAGTCTACTGCTAACAGGATGAGAAACTTTGAGCAGACAATGCAAACAAACATCATGTGATGGAACAAAAACTTGAGGTGTCACAGGAAACCTTGAATCTGAGCAAAGCAGAGCTGGCCTTTACATCTGGTGTCACTGCTAAAAAGTTGGGTAATTTGGTTCGATCTTCAGAGACCTCGGAGAGATCCTCCACCAATGTTGTTACAAACAACTGAAGTTTCGAAGTTAGCAGTATCCCAAAAAGTTTCAGTAAAACCATCATCTTTGTGCTTGATCGAAATTCTTTATCTCAAATGCTTCAGGCTGATAGTAATGCACCAGATGCCATTAAGTGGGGGGAATGCTGAGAGCCCTCCTGCATTGATCTACCACAAAGATGCTCGTAAAAGCAAGGGAGAGACAAGTGCGTGACTGGTTGGTCTAACGCGTCAATTAACTATTCAGTAGAGGATGATGCAGAAGATCTGAAAGCCTTGCTCTTGTACTTTGATACATCCTGAACTTCCCTCCACGAGATGTATTGTCATGATGTAGATTAAGAAAATTTCATCATTGTTTCTGTTCAAGCCGAGCTCTTGTACTTTTACCTGGATCGTGCTAATTCTAGTTTGGtccttaaatttttattaaaaattgtgTTATGCTGAGCATATGCATTCTTGGATAAATTCATATctttaaaaataaggtattagtGAGTGATTACTCGATTGTGGTaaattttagttatttattttaattttgaaaaatattgttgTTATTATATAAATTCGTGATTACGTGTGATTTTAAAAAGTTGTGTTAATATTGCAAATTTACACACAAATCCATGGTACTAtcatacaaaaataaaaataaacaaccaACCAAAATGCGGCACCTACCGAATGCATTGCCTCTGAGGCATGTGCAGCTGATACAAGTGCGCAAGCCTTGGATACAATTTCACTTTCAATAGAATTCTCAGGGAACTCGTTACATATCTCTAAATCAATCGGTGATAAAACATCTTCTTTCACAGCCGTTGCGAGAAATCGCGATGTGGCATCCGTTTGGTTCCTCCATTGCACGGCGAGTGTGATTAATTTCTtaataaagaaaatattataCTCGGGTGCAGCCAGGTCTTCAAGTCCTTTAATAAGTCGTGGAATATCATCTAAGAGGAAGTATTGCTCAATTTTCAAGGAAGCAGCTTTTTCGTATTTCCTTAATTTCTCATCTCTGTGCCTTTGATCATCGTCTAAACCTAATCAAGAAgccaaacattaaaaaaataaaaaataaaaaccattTAACATGAATAAAACGACTAGTTTGCGAGAAATAGGGTTTCGAAGCCTCCTTACCTCTATTCGCACTGGCCGTCGGAGAACTAGAACCGTCTGCTCCGCCCTCGCCATCCGCCGTCTTCTCTTCTTTCGAGGCCATCAGCGTCTTGCCCGAGAAGTCTCTTTCCTCTATTCTCGCCGAGGCTCCAGGGACGACTTTGCCTCGCGGACGCCCGCGTCGACTGGTGGGAGGCCCGCGAAGCTAGCGTCTTCAAGGCCGATCTCCCTGGCCGGCACAAGAGGGGCGTCAAGGTCGAGTTGGGAGGATCTGCCGTGCCCGAGAAGTCTCTTTCCTCTATTGTCGCCGAGGATTCGGGGACGACTCTGCCTCGCGGACGCCCGCGTCGACTGGTGGGAGGCCCGCGAAGCTAGCGTCTTCAAGGCCGATCTCCCCGGCCGGCACAAGAGGGGCGTCAAGGTCGAGGCGGGAGGATCTGCCGTGCCCGAGAAGTCTGTTTCCTCTATTCTCGCCGAGGCTTCGGGGACGACGCTGCCTCGCGGACGCCCGCGTCGACTGGTGGGAGACCCGCGAAGCTAGCGTCTTCAAGGCCGATCTCCCCGGTCAGCACAAGAGGGGCGTCAAGATTGATGTGGGACGGCGTCGATCGCGAGGAGAAGGTCTCCGCTTAGATTTCGCCCGACTCGCCTGAGCTCCGCCTCTCGCCGACAAAGGATTCTTCGAACGGAAAGAAGAGGGGGAATGAAAAAAACGGCAGGGGTAGGGGGCTATTATAGCCGTGTGGCGGCCTCTCGGTCCGTTGGGCCGGGTTGGATGGACCGGGTCCGGTTAGACGGCTCGGATGGGTTTAAATAGAGGGAAAAAACACGCTTTGGTAATTTATTGGACAATGTATTATCTATTTCacgatctaaatttttaaatatttaaatcacataaaatattttttaaaatacctTCTTGTTTTTTCTAAGTCGATTACTCACTTTCGGATGAAACTGGCAAAAGATCTAGACAActccaaatttttttaaattaaaatgattcTATTTCTAAAAACCTATATGCTCTCatatttataaattaatatttgatagtaTAAATTAAGAATGGTGAATTTTTAAATGAACAATAAATTAGAGATATACTCTCAATTTACTATATATCTAAGAATACATTAAGCAGACTTTTAGGAGTATATTAATTTTAGTTCAAATGATTCAAAATTCTCTACGTCCATAGTTAATTTCGTCCGAAAATGGTTGATAAATCTAAAGAGAAAAAAAGGATATTTCGAGAATACGTTATACGATTTGAGTATTTTTAAACTTGAGTATATGAAATGGATAATAATTGAAGCAAAAGATGAAACTGCCACTTTAAAGGCCCTTGCAAGATAATTTCACACTCTCTAGAAATGGGTATATCAAGAGGCATTTGCTCTAATATAACGACTCTTTGCATGAGAAAAATTAGATACTCAATAAGATATTTTGTACCCATTAAAAATTAACTCTAAAATTTATTGGAGCAACCACTCGTATAGGTATCAGCTATGTCTTGCTCACACAGTTCATTaaattgccaaaaaaaaaaaactttattttctAAAGACTAGACTGAACTGACTTTATTTGCTTACTCCTCCATAAAATTATACCCTTGTTCCTAAGTTAAGGTTCTTTACAAGTCCTAAAATGAGAGAACCCCTTATTCCTAGATCAAAGGTTctttacaaatcatatttatgtGTATAACTCATCAAATCCTTACAAACTTAATCCACACATCAAATACACAGTCAAACCTAATTTACTCTTCATCACACTTAAAACATCTTAGTCAAACTCCACCAATTTGGGGTTTATTGCACCATTCTGATCATGAATTATTTTAGCTCAAGtcgattaaaaattaatttagttcaCTAAATTGATTTAAATCAATGACAGTTGACGGTTGGACACAAATTATTAGTATTTGTAATGAGTAAGGTAGAGAGGACTTGATTTGACTCGGAAAGTATCCAATAAATTTCACAACAATAATTAATTGAGTTGATAAGAACAAATTGAGTCTATTGACTTAAATTGAGTCGACTATTATTTATTtggcaaaataattaagtgaaCCATCTAGAATGGCAAAAGAACTTATTTTTCATTGATTAATAGTGAATTTAATAACCATCTAGAATGGTCAGATGGGCGTTCCGGGGCTACAGTGTGATGGTAAATAATAGATCAAACTTTTCAAATAATGAGAGTTTAAATCTCACTCAGTATATACTATATCTGAGAAGTTTAAATTATTTATGACGTTGAGTCTTCCGTCTAGATCCATCTACTCTTTTTGATTTATCTTTGTCATCGGTGAGAAATTTTCATGGAGCGGCCAGTCACCTCAATTAGTCAGATTGTAAGAACTGAATactaaattatcaaaaaaaatataatgGGTTAATGTACTTGGGATAGAGCTATTAATTTAGATTTGATCCGTCAGATTAATCCACCCCCGCTAAATAATTTAAGTAATTAGATCAAAATTTtatcaactaatttaaaatttcaacTAGACAACTGGGTATCCCGTGAGGATAACTTCATATAGGATTAAGGTGATTACGTTCACACCAGACATTTCTCATAGACTGTCTCTAGGTTATGTAAAGGAAAGTAATCACAGGATCATCTTATAACCGACTGCTAAGTAGTTAGAGGGTAGAAGAAGTTTTTTCAAGGGAATGCGCTCGTAAAAAATTGATCTTTGACCTATTGTAGCAAATTGGTCATCCTCTAGCCAATTGAGCACCCCCGTCAGGATCTTCATATAGGATTAAGGAGATTACTCTCACATTAGACGCCCGTTATAGTCCGTCCTTAGATTATGTGAGGGGAGGTAAATTACGGGGTCAGCTTATAGTCGATTGCCAAGTAGATAAGGGGCGTGAGTAGTTTTTCTATGAGGGCATGCGCCCATCAATAATtgatctccccccccccccccccattgtAGGAAATTTACTACTCTCTAACCAACTATGCACCCCGTGGGGACTTCATACAGGATTAagttgtagcaaaaggtgattacacTTACCCCATGTGACCCTCACAGACCATCCTcaggttatgtgaagggaggtaaatcacgaggtcAACTTATAGCTGATTTCTAAGTGGTTAGGAGAGGGAGGAGTTTTCCCTTAGAGTATGCGTCCATCGAGAATTGATCTCTGCCCTATTATAAACTTTATACAGGATAAGGGGGTGATAACGCTCACCCTAGGACTGCACCGTAGTCTCGGGGACAATCCGTGTAGTGtccaaaatatatttatataaatcacATGTCCGATAGCATTAAATGTGCTAAAGTAGTTAGAATAAATGACTTGTTGGAACCTTAAcatccgctagagggggtgaatagcgtctcacctaaatcgtcacttcctacacttgttagtacgcagcggaaaacaaaatacaaactaacaagaagaaagctaaactctataaataataaggaaagacaaTAAACCAAAATAAATCATAACACAAGgtatttacgtggttcagagattagggcttcttctccacggttgtccgtaaggtggacgatctcgatccttcggtggataACTCCCCTGAAAACCTTCGACTAACTcaatctccttgtgggtggagaaatttTGCCACAATCTTGATCACATACACACGGATCACACACAGGAGCTTGGAAGACTACTACTAGGGGTTAAACACCTCTATTTTGTCGACCATGCACAAGCACCCCAagttctattaaatagagctcgataGAAAAATATCAAGCTATTTTTCCGCCACCAGTAGACTAGTAAAAacatcagtcgactagtcctaAGTGAAATTCTACTATTACAggccaacgactcgataccagtcgactactccACATGGGTTGAGCGAACAAAGGCATTCTATTCGCTACCAGTGGACTGCTGAAAACACCAAttgactgctacagtgctgctacagtgatTGTTGcagtaaaccctaaacctaggattttatcctgagtacaatctctcatgcactcatcctTACCCGTACAACctaaacctagccttctagcctcctccatcagccttgcgtccctcggatgcctccccatccttcacgccttaccttctggagctttcaTCGACCTTGTCATTATTGTTGGGTCTTTCTTTgctaagaggtcgcgcctccgagacttcattaattgtcaagtcacacttggactcttcttgttgtacttgtatcatgcacactcacaatgtatatcaaatacaacaataaacctaacttaaacatttgtccaaaaatcaaaacctagggtcacactagattgctccaacatgacTTAGgtaaataaattattattctAAACCTTGTATTCATTTACAAACCAATGGTTATTTCGTCCTTGAAATCAGACTTTGGTAAAGATagggattttttttataaaagtgcTTACTACATTATTAACCATTAAATTAGACTTAAATTGGGTCTAACTAATCCCTCACCATATAAAACTCAAACTCTATGTCTAGAAGGGGACCAACGAAGGGTTTtcgggagggggagggggagcaGCCGCGACCTTGCTTCAAGAACTGGGAGGGAAAGGAGCGGATTGAAGGGATGAAGGCAAAGGGAGTTGTTCTCCGTTAGTGCTCTACGTCCCTTCTTCGCTGGTGCTGGATTTTTAGGGTGTTTTTCTACGAAAAAGCATCTTCTAAACCATTTTTTTCTCACACCGTAGCATTTACATTTACAAGGGTAGTAGTACGATGCATGATAGTTGGTGGTACTGCAAGAGGAATGTCGTATTGAAAAATAAAGGTGTTCTTGAAAAGCTCAAGGTCCTTGAAGGTTCTTGCATGAGTTTTCTTTTCCTAGATTTCTACTGTGAATTTTTGCTGTTTTTTTATTGTTGAAAATTTCTGGGTTTCTAGTTTTCTACTGTGAACTTCACTGCGTTTGAATTTCTAGATTTTCTAGGGTTTTGGATTTCTACTGTGAGTTAGCTGTATTTTTTGAATTGCTAGAAATTTCTAAATTTCTGGCTTTCTGTTGTGAACTTCGCTGTGTTTCTCTCGATTGCTGAATTTTTTAGGGTTCTGGATTTTTACTGTATTTTTTGGATTACTGGAAATTTTTAGGGTTTTAGCTTTCTGCTATGAACTTCGTTGTATTTTTTCTAGATTGTTGGATTTTCTGGAGTTCTAGATTTTTTCTATGAATTTTGCTGTGTTTTCTGGATTGCTGGAAATTTCTATGGTTCTGAATTTCTACTATGATTTCCCTATAATTTTCAAGATTTGCTTGACTTTCTGAGATCCTGCTATAATTTCTACATTGTCTTTTGAGTTGTCGCATTTTTTTTATGGACTTTATGAATTTTCTGATGCATGTTATTTGGATTCGGTGAGAGGTGGTTCTGAATTTCTACTATGATTTCCCTGTGATTTTTGGGATTTGCTAGACTTTCTGAGATCCTGCTACAATTTCTAAATTGTCTTTTGAGTTGCCGCATTTTTTATGGACTTTATGAATTTTCTGA
This window contains:
- the LOC122034512 gene encoding MA3 DOMAIN-CONTAINING TRANSLATION REGULATORY FACTOR 4-like, giving the protein MASKEEKTADGEGGADGSSSPTASANRGLDDDQRHRDEKLRKYEKAASLKIEQYFLLDDIPRLIKGLEDLAAPEYNIFFIKKLITLAVQWRNQTDATSRFLATAVKEDVLSPIDLEICNEFPENSIESEIVSKACALVSAAHASEAMHSVGAAFWLVVYFYFCMIVPWICV